One Methanoculleus sp. 7T genomic window carries:
- a CDS encoding 30S ribosomal protein S7: MAEAEAAEAGTQDQKLLFNRWDMSEVEIKDPSLARYVNLHAMIVPHSCGKLAGQQFNKSNMLIVERLINKLMQTEHNTGKKELAIRIVKDAFEIINKKTKKNPVQVLVDAVENAGPREETVRLKYGGINVPKSVDTAPQRRVDIALRFITDGVQQASHKKKKTVSEALAEELIAAANGDTRSYAVSKREERERIAKAAR; the protein is encoded by the coding sequence ATGGCAGAAGCAGAAGCAGCAGAGGCCGGAACTCAGGACCAGAAGCTCCTCTTCAACCGCTGGGACATGAGCGAGGTGGAGATCAAGGACCCGAGCCTTGCCCGCTACGTGAACCTGCACGCGATGATCGTGCCGCACTCCTGCGGCAAGCTCGCTGGTCAGCAGTTCAACAAGAGCAACATGCTGATCGTCGAGCGCCTGATCAACAAGCTGATGCAGACCGAGCACAATACCGGCAAGAAGGAACTGGCCATCCGCATCGTCAAGGATGCCTTTGAGATCATCAACAAGAAGACCAAGAAGAACCCGGTCCAGGTGCTGGTGGACGCCGTCGAGAACGCCGGCCCCCGCGAGGAGACCGTCCGGCTGAAGTACGGCGGTATCAACGTCCCGAAATCGGTCGATACCGCGCCCCAGCGCCGTGTCGATATCGCCCTGCGGTTCATCACCGACGGTGTCCAGCAGGCGAGCCACAAGAAGAAGAAGACCGTGAGCGAGGCGCTCGCCGAGGAACTGATCGCAGCCGCGAACGGCGACACTCGCTCCTATGCCGTCTCGAAGAGAGAAGAGAGAGAACGTATTGCAAAGGCTGCCCGGTAA
- a CDS encoding elongation factor EF-2: MTRRKKMVERVTDLMDKPEHIRNIGIVAHIDHGKTTLSDNLLAGAGMISEELAGRQLFMDSDEEEQARGITIDASNVSMVHEYNGEEFLINMIDTPGHVDFGGDVTRAMRAVDGAVVVVDAVEGTMPQTETVLRQALKEGVRPVLFINKVDRLINELKVDEQEMQIRLAKVIDKVNKLIKGMNEKMYNEGWKLDALKGTVAFGSALYNWAVSVPYMKKSGVSFKDVYEKCNAGDMKWLAKNSPLHAVLLDMVVKHLPNPVQAQERRIHIIWHGDYNTSEGKAMLNCDPNGPICMMVTDITFDPHAGEVATGRLFSGTLRRGTECYIMGAAKRANRLAQVGIFMGAERIEVEELAAGNIAAVTGLKDAIVGSTVTTLVDMTPFESLKHYSEPVMTVAVEAKSMKDLPKLVEVLRQVAKEDPTVQVSINEETGEHLISGMGELHLEIITGRIKRDKGVEIITSPPIVVYRETITGPAGPVEGKSPNRHNRFYLELEPMDPAVVKLILDGDVSMTQQAVERRDILIEAGMDKDEAKNIKAIEGTNMFIDMTKGIQYLNETMELVLEGWREALRGGPLADELVQNLKIRLVDVKLHEDAIHRGPAQVIPAVRSAVKAGLLMGGDSLLEPIQKIQITVPSDQMGAATSQIQGRRGQVFDMLSEGDTMTIVGRAPVAELFGFAGDVRSATEGRAMWSTEFAGFELVPSGIVDEVVKNIRRRKGLKEQIPRPEDYLA, translated from the coding sequence ATGACCAGACGAAAGAAGATGGTAGAGCGGGTGACGGACCTGATGGACAAGCCGGAGCACATCCGGAACATCGGTATCGTCGCCCACATCGATCACGGAAAGACGACCCTTTCAGACAACCTGCTCGCAGGAGCGGGCATGATCAGTGAAGAACTCGCCGGCAGGCAGCTCTTCATGGACTCGGACGAGGAAGAACAGGCACGCGGCATCACCATCGATGCGAGCAACGTCTCGATGGTCCACGAATACAACGGGGAAGAGTTCCTGATCAACATGATCGACACCCCCGGCCACGTGGACTTCGGCGGTGACGTGACCCGAGCCATGCGTGCGGTGGACGGCGCCGTCGTCGTGGTGGACGCCGTCGAAGGCACCATGCCCCAGACGGAGACGGTGCTTCGCCAGGCCTTGAAGGAGGGTGTCCGTCCGGTCCTCTTCATCAACAAGGTGGACCGGCTGATCAACGAGCTCAAGGTGGACGAGCAGGAGATGCAGATCCGCCTCGCCAAGGTGATCGATAAGGTCAACAAGTTGATCAAGGGCATGAACGAGAAGATGTACAACGAAGGCTGGAAGCTGGATGCCCTAAAGGGCACCGTCGCCTTCGGCTCCGCGCTCTACAACTGGGCGGTCTCCGTCCCCTACATGAAGAAGAGCGGGGTCTCGTTCAAGGACGTCTATGAGAAGTGTAACGCCGGCGATATGAAGTGGCTCGCGAAGAACAGCCCCTTGCACGCCGTGCTCCTCGACATGGTGGTCAAGCACCTGCCAAACCCCGTCCAAGCCCAGGAACGGCGTATCCACATCATCTGGCACGGCGACTACAACACCTCCGAGGGCAAGGCGATGCTCAACTGCGACCCGAACGGCCCCATCTGCATGATGGTCACCGACATCACGTTCGACCCCCATGCGGGCGAGGTTGCCACGGGCCGTCTCTTCTCGGGAACCCTCCGCCGGGGTACCGAGTGCTACATCATGGGCGCCGCCAAGCGTGCGAACCGTCTCGCTCAGGTCGGCATCTTCATGGGTGCCGAGCGGATTGAGGTGGAAGAACTGGCCGCCGGCAACATCGCCGCCGTCACCGGCTTGAAGGACGCCATCGTCGGCTCGACCGTCACGACGCTCGTCGATATGACCCCCTTCGAGTCGCTGAAGCACTACTCCGAGCCGGTCATGACCGTCGCCGTCGAGGCGAAGAGCATGAAGGATCTCCCGAAGCTCGTCGAGGTTCTCCGTCAGGTGGCAAAGGAAGACCCGACTGTGCAGGTCTCGATCAACGAGGAGACCGGCGAGCACCTGATCAGCGGCATGGGCGAGCTCCACCTCGAGATCATCACCGGCCGTATCAAGCGTGACAAGGGCGTCGAGATCATCACCTCTCCGCCGATCGTCGTCTACCGCGAGACGATCACAGGGCCGGCAGGCCCGGTCGAAGGGAAGTCGCCGAACCGCCACAACCGGTTCTACCTCGAACTCGAGCCGATGGACCCGGCGGTCGTGAAACTGATCCTGGACGGCGACGTCTCGATGACCCAGCAGGCGGTCGAGCGGCGTGACATCCTCATCGAAGCCGGTATGGATAAAGATGAGGCCAAGAACATCAAGGCGATCGAGGGCACCAACATGTTCATCGACATGACGAAGGGTATCCAATACCTGAACGAGACGATGGAACTGGTCCTCGAAGGCTGGCGCGAAGCACTTCGCGGCGGCCCGCTTGCCGACGAACTTGTCCAGAACCTGAAGATCCGGCTGGTGGATGTGAAACTCCACGAGGATGCCATCCACCGCGGTCCCGCTCAGGTCATTCCGGCCGTCAGGAGTGCCGTCAAGGCAGGCCTGCTGATGGGCGGCGACTCGCTCCTCGAGCCTATCCAGAAGATCCAGATCACGGTCCCGAGCGACCAGATGGGTGCGGCGACCTCGCAGATCCAGGGCCGGCGCGGTCAGGTCTTCGATATGCTGAGCGAAGGCGACACGATGACGATCGTCGGCAGGGCGCCGGTTGCCGAACTCTTCGGGTTTGCCGGAGACGTCCGGTCGGCCACCGAAGGGCGCGCGATGTGGAGCACCGAGTTCGCCGGGTTCGAACTGGTCCCCTCCGGCATCGTGGACGAAGTGGTCAAGAATATCCGCCGCCGCAAGGGCTTGAAAGAACAGATCCCGCGGCCGGAAGACTATCTGGCGTAA